In the genome of Ziziphus jujuba cultivar Dongzao chromosome 10, ASM3175591v1, the window TTCCATGGATGTTCAACTGATTTTGAGGGGTGGACGAATTTGAATTTCGAACCCAAATAAAAGTTCAGTGTGTCCTAGAAATtaaaaccttttcttttttcttctttacatCTCTGATTATACACGGCTAATATTTTGGTTTAGATTGATTTGTGAATTATAATCTTATTTCCCCAACAACAAGACTCGACTACTTTTGGCCAAACAGGGACTGATGGCCAAACTCAACTTTTATTCCAATTTCCCAAGTTTTAACCTGCTAAAAAAAACACAATAGAGAATGATTTAGCGTGTAATGTTTTTGGTGGAAAAGGCAATCACTTTTCCCATCCGTGCTATCGCATACCCTAATTTGATAAATGATGTGATACTTTGACAGAATTAGCACACGCCACATGGTACAACTATTCAAATTCATACTTCTACATGAATCATATattacaagaaaaagaaaaagaacacaaaaaccGAAACTACACATAATCTTGGAaagatttgaaaaatcaaatatttcaaggtaATCCGGTCAGGAGTACCCCCACAAAATTAGAGAGCTTCCAGATTGCTCTGAGTGAAGAAAAATGTTAAAGGAATTTGTTACACCTGCAAAAAGAAGATGGCATCGAAAATTGAATATGATTAGAAAAGCGTTTGCTATTTTCAAAGATACAACGAAAAGTACCTtctgaagaaaataaaaggcaaGCATTGGCATTTCATCATCAGCAAATTACTTCCATAATCtggttgaaaaataataaacttttaACTGCTACGAGTAATATCATTAGCAGTGTTGTTGAAATTGCTTCCACATTACACCATCCATCATCGAGTCATAGCCAAAGCTTAAGCTTAATCTACTGTCGACGTTATCACTTACCATAAAGGCAACTAACCACTCACTTCAGACTTTTctaatttcaataaatatacaaaaatttccattttgGAAGTGATAATTAATGAAAGATAGTCATAGCCCTTATGGCCAAAAAGGAAGTCACACAAACTATGTTTGAAGCATTACCGTGGACATGCAAGCCGCAATGAAAGGCTGAATAATATCATACAAATAGGTCAAGATCAAAAATCAAACTGCAACACTAGTTCTTTCTTTGCCAGGGGTTCAAGGGGCAGAGGAGAAATCATCATGTTGAGCCAATACCAAAAGTCCTGAACTGCCCCAATGCAGTTCTTACACGAAGCTGCAGTAGAAGCACCCAAACAGGAATTAGCAACAATTTAAAAACTCTTTACATCAATCCAATTTGAGACATTTGATACCACCTTTACATCTAGGCAAGGATCATTGGCCATGCTCTCTATTTGAGAAACTACGCCAGCGTTGCTAAGTCTCACAAGCCGATCAAATGCACCAGGACTTGATGGAAAAGTGAGGTTTACTACAGTCCAGACAGCAGCTGTACGTAACTGGCCATCATTGCTCTGCAAGAACTTGATCATAAAAGATTGCATCCCATTGTCTGTTTGTGGAATAAGCTGGTGCATTACTGCTTCCTTGTGAAGTTCATTCCCACGTGCAACATTGTTGAGCACATACATTCCCTTCATGAAATGGacttttaaaacttaaatataaatagtaTTAAAGCAAATAGTCAATGGAAAACACCACAATATATCCTCTTGTATCTCCTTGTGCATTATAGGATCCATAAAAGAGACATATTGCCACGATTTCAGGTTACATAAACAAGCTAGCAACTAGGAATGACATGCCAGGATTAGCTGTTCGATATGTTACTCTGCAAGTGCAAACATTACATGAAAATGACCCTAACCTGTTTCCCAATTTCAGCTTTAGAAGCATTCCGCAATTGCCTTCCAACAGCATCCAATATAATACGATCTtcagaaaaaataaactcaacAGAGTTCATACATCCATCAACAAGATTGCGAATGAGACCAAGAGCTTGCTCTTGGACAAAAGGCTCAGGATCTGCAAATTAAACACAATAGGTACTAAATTACATCATCATCATGGTAAGAGAACTTTTGGAAGGAGTGTTAGCTGTCacactaaaatattttcattaccAGAAACAAGGCTTGCTAACGAGGAAGCTGTGAGCTCCAAGAAAATGCCTTCTTTACACACTTTTTCTGCAAGGAACACTAAGTTCCTCAAAGCTCGTAAAGCATTTGACCTCACAGTTGAATCCATTGACTTTGTTAACTGAACAAGCTGTTTCATGCCTCCACATTGTACAAATGCTGACCTATGTGTGGTAAAATCAATGACTATGTTCCCAAGAGCACTGAGAGCAGCAACCTGAAAAATAGAGGATTGAAAGGAAATTCACTATAGAAtcactaacaaaaaaatttcttaaatacTAGTCAACCGTTATTCTTGAATGGTGGATAGATCAGTTCTTAATGGCAACGTAGACATTAAAATGAAGATACCAATACGAagttcaattataaatttaacttaatgaataaaataatccaaccatatatttatcttaattgatgatatttggttaaaaataaaattgattaaatataaatatggaaGGCTGTGACATAATGCGTGGGCTTTAATAGACTACAGTCGACATATTTTTTACAATGACAATAGCAATAAGACACTTTACACGTTACAAGAGTCTTCCATTGCTGATGTTAGTCCCACATATAACCAGCACATATAACCACCAACTATGCATTCACAACTAAATAAAGGTtcataaacattaaaataaaataaaaaatctaatccATGTATAGAAGTTCATAGCAAGAAGAAAATAGGAGTACTAAGAATGGAAGAAAATGAAAGTCAATAGTAAGTAACCCTTACCTGGACTGAAGTACAGGGGTCATCTAAAAGCTGAACTAAGGGAAAAACAATCATTTCATTCATAAAATGCCCTGCACACAAATTCTGAATGACCAAATATCAGAAAAAAGTTCTGCAAGTTATAACATCCCAAACATGATCAAATTACCAATCATAAAGCAAACCTTGATTGATCGAGAGACACTTCTTAAGCAAATGCAAGCGGCAGCACGTACATCAGAACTATCATGATTTAATGCATTGGTTACCAAGTTCAGCGCCTgaaattgacaaaaatatatCCACATTTACATAATAGTTTGGGAATAATTCACACTAAAAGATATATGGAGCAGACAATATGTTATATCTCATTTAGTAAACAAACCAAATAGCTGTAAAGAGCAATatcttaaacatttatatacaaGATGGGGCATAAAACACAAGCTAGAATAATTCGCATTTGAAAACACATAAAACTGAGTTTGAACTccaatcaaattgattatacaaTTGAGTTTGAACTCCAATCAAATTGAGAATCCAATGGGCATTTAAAAGTTTGTGAACAATTTCTATAACCAATTCCTTTTGTCAAAAAGTTCAGACAATGCATGCAATTAATCCATTTCTTAACAATGtgttatttacccaaaaatattaacaatCATTTCATCTCAAGTTTCGAAAAACTCATATCTGCATCTCAACAGGACAAGATAGCTTAAACACTTTATTGCTAAAATCAAAAGCCTAATAAGAACTACAGTGTGAAAGTCTAGGGTAGAAGTCTTAGTGCTAAAACCTTTTCAAGCGAAAAGAAATGTAGAACTTAGAAATAACCATACTAAACAACATAGGAATCAGAAATTCAGGCCCCTGGTCATGATTTAAAGCTGAAAAAGATGACtgaccatgaaaaaaaaaaaaaaaaaaaaagggaaaaatgaaTATACAACAATCTAATATGCCCTATAAAAAACAGACCTTCAATGAAAGGAACTTAGACCTACAGTTCTCCAACTTTGAGCATAGATCAGCCAAGGCCAACAATATTCCTTGGAAACGTTTGGGATGCAGTACACCTTTTTGCAGGTGGTTGTAAAGTTTATCAATGGCATTTGCCTCAAATGCTAGCTTCTGTAGATCCTCCTTTTCTGCTATTAAACTAGAGAAAGCAAAGGATGCTTCATCTCCAACTTGACCAGGATCATCATGAAGCTCAAGCAAAAGATACACCAACTTGGTTTTGATTCCTATATCTTGCAAATAGCAAGGAGAAGTGTTCCTTATAACAATCAAGCATATACAGGCCAATAATCTTGTTCGAGGATACCTATCCTTTGTTAATTCAATCACAGAACTTAAAGCTCTTGTGCTTTCAGATTCCACAAACTTTGAAACAGCTTCAACATTGTTCTTAATAATTGCGGCTAGAGACTCTAAACTAGCATCTCTCTGACTAAGAGAACCATCAAGAAGGCTAATGAGCTTCTTTAAAACTCCAGCCCGACACAATGCCCTCTGCTCTGCAACTGACTTGCATGAATGTATGATTATGCTAGCACCTAGTCCAgtaacattttcattttcacaATTTAATAGCGAAACAAGAAAATCCATGTTTTTGTCTTGGAGGAAATCATACTTAGGAGCCAATTTTGATTGATAAATCATTCTTAAGGAACGTGCACCAGCATCCACAACCTGCACAACAAACAAGCCATCCAAATGGCAATTCAAAATGCATCAGAAAGGAAGAGCTAGTGTTTGATACCctgtaaacaaataaaaaaatcaatggtCAATCCTGTGACTAATTCAGGGAATAACCACGGAAGCAAAATCACATTATTTCCTTCGCATATAATGGAGCAAATTGCGAGTAGATGGAGATTCAAAAAGCACCATcagtaaatattaaaaattatgttgAGAAAAATGAGCATCAAAGAAAATCCTTGAAAACAATTTGGgattattaatatatacaaaaagTATTATAAAAACCAATATAAACTTAATCAAAATAACCTACAAGTTGCAAACTTTACAAACCTATTCGAACCTCCACTTatcaaataaaagttaaagAAATTTATAGACCTGAACTTGATCATTAGTATCGAATAGAAAAGACAACCTAGAAACCAAATAGAAGTGAtttgtttagttttaaatgAATAACTAACCTTTTAAACCTAAATTAATTAAGCATAATATGTAcggtttcatttttctttcctcaGCAACCAGAAGATGAGAATAAACATTACACGGCTTCCGTTATTTGGAAAAATACATCAAATTTCCGAAACAACATAAAAATTCCATTATTTAATTCAATCAAAAAGCTTTAtcaattcaattttcaaaaatttgtaaTCATCTTGCGTTTTCGGATAAAATTCAGAGCATCCTAACATATAAAACggatcgggaaaaaaaaaattgccttcTCATCGGGATGGGAAAGAAGCCTGAAGAGGTAGGGAAACACGCCGGCGTCAAGGACGGCTCGAACGCCAACATCGAAGCCGCAGGCGAAACTACCAAGCACAGCAGCCGACTGGACGAGGAGGCTAGATTCATGATCGGCTATGGTTTCGGCTTTGGAGGCAACGATATCGGCTACAGCCGGGACTAAGCCGAGCTTAATATACAAAAGCTTCTTGGTACGGTTGCCGATGATCCGGTTCTTGAGCTCCCTGAGAGCCTTGAGCTGGACTTCACCGTCCGATGAGATGAGCCGCGCGTGGAGGTCGGAGTGGTTCCGGCCGGCGGCGATGGCGATCGAAGAGGCCGATGCGGAGGCTGTGGCTGAGGGTGAAGCTGAAGCTGACGTGGGCATCGTCCCGCTGACACTTCGGGGTTGTCATGTAATACCAAAGCCCAAAAGCAAAGCGACCTTCACGGTTGGAGCTATAGCGTATTAGGATTTGAGAGAGAAAATAGAAACtgtaaaagtttttatttttgtatttttttttttaaatttaaatttattttttcattttattattattttttcaattattgtATCGTATCAGATTTTCTTCCATTCCTTTGACTATACTTTTtcgtaaataatataaaattatcttctttctttctttttctggaagAATATGATATAGTAATCAATTTGGTTAGGGAATTCTTTCCAaatagaaaaacacaaaaataaaagtaaaaaaattgactttttaaggAAGAAAATTGACATTAATTATGGAAGTGTTACGCATTCTTGTTAATTACTTTTACAATCAACTTTGGTAATTGAATATGTTAgtacatttttatttatctacttaataaAGTcattctttaattaaaaaattaaattcttattcttagccccaaaaaaaaaaaaaaaagtgtgacaAAAATATCCAAATGCAATAAACACAATTTGTTGACTAATTTTGAATGCTTGGTAAGGtggaaaaactgaaaaaaaaatcttcccaCTTTATTTGTGACCAGATAAAAGTACAACAACAATTTTACATCATAatcatatatactaaaatatttgtGCGGATTGATTAatgtgaaaaagaaacaaactaaTGGACTACACAACTGGAATTACATATACAATCTAGTTAGAAACAAGTTGGGATGAGAATGATTTCCAATGTTTAATCTTGATCGTTGTTGTATCACTTTAGCGGCGTTTGGACTAATCCTCTTCGTCTTGAAAAGCCTGATGGAAATCAGGAATATATCCATTTTCTTTGATCAATGCCAACAAAGAatacaaattttcataaattatgtGTGACTGAGGGTGTGATACATCTCCTGCAGTGAAATAATGAACTTGACTCCTAACAACAATCCAACTCATTCCCGGAGGCTTTCTTAATCCCTTTTCTTGGAGCCATTTTCTTACCTTCCTCACCTCTGACCAAAGACC includes:
- the LOC107412611 gene encoding uncharacterized protein LOC107412611; the encoded protein is MPTSASASPSATASASASSIAIAAGRNHSDLHARLISSDGEVQLKALRELKNRIIGNRTKKLLYIKLGLVPAVADIVASKAETIADHESSLLVQSAAVLGSFACGFDVGVRAVLDAGVFPYLFRLLSHPDEKVVDAGARSLRMIYQSKLAPKYDFLQDKNMDFLVSLLNCENENVTGLGASIIIHSCKSVAEQRALCRAGVLKKLISLLDGSLSQRDASLESLAAIIKNNVEAVSKFVESESTRALSSVIELTKDRYPRTRLLACICLIVIRNTSPCYLQDIGIKTKLVYLLLELHDDPGQVGDEASFAFSSLIAEKEDLQKLAFEANAIDKLYNHLQKGVLHPKRFQGILLALADLCSKLENCRSKFLSLKALNLVTNALNHDSSDVRAAACICLRSVSRSIKNLCAGHFMNEMIVFPLVQLLDDPCTSVQVAALSALGNIVIDFTTHRSAFVQCGGMKQLVQLTKSMDSTVRSNALRALRNLVFLAEKVCKEGIFLELTASSLASLVSDPEPFVQEQALGLIRNLVDGCMNSVEFIFSEDRIILDAVGRQLRNASKAEIGKQGMYVLNNVARGNELHKEAVMHQLIPQTDNGMQSFMIKFLQSNDGQLRTAAVWTVVNLTFPSSPGAFDRLVRLSNAGVVSQIESMANDPCLDVKLRVRTALGQFRTFGIGST